Below is a window of Podarcis muralis chromosome 5, rPodMur119.hap1.1, whole genome shotgun sequence DNA.
TTGAAATGAGCAGACTACTTCATTATATTTCACCTGTCTCATGCTATTAAATACcatcttaaaaggaaaaaaaaactgttaACTGTATTAGATTTTGTATAAATAATTCTTgaggtttccccctccccttcaattTAACAACACTGTAAACATTTATTTCTTCCTAGAAAAAGAACACTATGTATCCCTTCCAGTAACTCCTGTGCAATCTTAGATTTAAACAATTTAGaaatttattgaattttcaaaaacaaaaaggtaCAAAAAATCAACCTGGAGAAAACAACCCAAACATGCTGCTGTTTATAAATAAATTCAGAaacagttgcattattattattatttcctgcaaaTCCAAACACACATTTCTAGAATTGAAAGTACTGTTGGCACACATCTTTTGACGTAATCACTGTGAATCGCTTATCTTTGAAGAAGTCACCAAGTCACTATGTATGGAGAGCAATGGAAGAAAAAAGGATAGCAATACTTATTCTGCATTCATATTTTAATTCATTGAGCATTTAGGAAATGTATGAGTAAGTGATGAATGAAAAAAGGAGAGAGTAAGTCAAAGCATTTTCTTACAGGGCATCTAAGTctaggaagagaaagaaaagaagacatGCTTGAAAATAGTTTTTAGAAAACATCCATCTTAAATCTCAAAAGTTTATTTTACCTGTGTTTAAATCTTAAATTAGAAATGGACCACTTAAAGAAAGGATCATTTCAATATCAAGGACTGATTCTTCTTGACGGATGCAGTATTTATTATTGTATAGAAATATTGCATCACCTATTTACTTGCAGAGGTACAGGGAAAAGAAGAGGGGAGGAGTCCTGTCTCAAAACACTTGATCACTTCAATGATGGGTTTCTAGTTCAAGAATTGTCCATTCCCCTTGAGGGGAAGAACAATCTTCAGAGGAAAAACTTGCCACTGTGATGCTTGCTGAAGAATCATCCAGTGGAGATATCAGTTCAGTCCACCTACTGAAAGTGTCAATCTGTGCTTTACCCTGAGGTTGTGAACTGTCTCGTGCCAGAAAAAGTGTCTGGTTGATGAGATATTGTGCTAAGTTAAGGTCTTCAGGAACAGAGTTTTTGATGTCTAAGTTTGACTCCTGGTCAGATAACAGTTGCCTGAGAAGAGTCCAGTCCTGTTCTGCAAACGGCTGATCTTCAAAATCCACATCTAGAATGTTCAGTTCCGACTCCATCCTCTGCTCAAAAGCTTCTCCAACATCCATCTCGTAAATTGGAGAAAGGGTTTTTGGAGGCCGATGCTCATACATGCAGGTTTGTGTCAATCTGTCACAATCATCTATGTCTCCTGAAATAATTCACAATACTACACATTGTAAAAATTGCACAGGCTTTCCCCTTTTGCAGGGCTTTTGTACAGCATACTTCACTCAATGCAGCAGGACCAATCCAACCAGATTAAAGAGGTAAGGAAAAATGTAACTTGTATACAAAGTCCACAAATATttgagccattttttaaaatgcatttaaaaaagtaaatgaaaCGAAGTACGGCTTATAAATAAAGCAGCAATCACCACTGGCAATTGACAATAAACCTCCATAATTGGAAAAAATTTCTGATACAGAAAATGACAAGTCATGTAAACCAACATTTAATGCACATGGATTTCTAAAACCACTAAAATAATAACTTAAAATAGGAAGGAGCAGAGCGAGGGAGGGGAAAACGAAAGGGAGGACATGATCACCAAACAGTGACTTAAGCCAAGTCAACCTCAAAGGGGCGAAAACAAATGGTTTATTCACAGGCTTAATATTTAAGTATTGCACATGCAAAGGGCAGCTGCAAGCAAGgacaagcaaacaaaaagaagTACAGCTTGAGAAGTCATCCATTCGTATGGTTCTTCAGAACACAAATCATCAGTTTATAACTCTTAAATACACAGAAGTTTGAAAGATTCGGGTTCTCTGTGTTGTACTTTGGGAGTACCGAGTTGAATCCCTGTTTTAAGGAAGACACAAAACTAGACAAGAAGTTACCTAACCGTGTGAAGCAAGCATAAGTTTAAATGTATtaactgctgttgttttttaaagctgacctttctctttttaaaaagaaataattttttcACTGGCAAAACTTAGAACTACAAGAATTCTGAAAAAGTATCTTAAGAGTATAGGCCAGCTTCTGCTGAAGCCAATGGCAAGGGCCCCACTGAATCCAACAGCAGCTTAAGAGGAGACCCTAGCTCTgtgcaaaacagaaacaataatGAATATAGCTCTTAAAAGGCAAATACGCAGAGCACTTTTAATTGAGAGTATTAATGCACTTATTGCACATCCCACtttgatatagatatatatagatatagatatatatttatgtGAATCATATAGGCTGCTGAACCAATGGATAGCCAAGTTTCCATTAAAAGATGATATTGCCTATGTTCTATTGGGTCAAAAATGAACTCAAGAGCAGGGAACAGCATCCCACTCTCCGCTTTGCCCATGATAAATATTCCCAGCTGCCCACTGGACAGCGTCATACATATTCTATTATGGTCGAGAATATGGTATGCAACTTGAGATTTTGTTTGAAACATAAGCATTTAATTCTGTAACAGTTTGGATAAAATTTCTAAAGGTATTTGCTAGAGTTAGTGTCTCAAACCCAACTATAAATCTAATATTCCACTAATACGTAATATCTTGAGGAACttaatgcttttatttctgtacGTTACCTGCGGATAAAGCAGAGTTAGCGTATTCAGTAGATGCTGAATCAATCTCTTTCACGTGGCCTTCCTGAATCAGTATATGACTCCTATTTGGGTCTACAGGTTTTGCAGAATTGTTCTTTTGTAACTCAGCATTATCTCTTTGATGAAGATCCAGGTGACATGGTCTTCCTTGAGATTTTGTGTCGTTGTCTGAGACTTTATTACACTGAAATTCATTGTTCTCTTCACTCTTGGCATTTTCCTTAACTTCTGCAGGAGACGGACTATGTCTCACAATCAAATCTTTCTCAGCAGGCTTCTGTTCCATAACTGGAGTACTCTTCTCCTTGGGTTTTTGCTCATTGCCACAAGGGTCTACAGAAGCATTCTCACTTTTCTCTAACCTTTCCTTATCATTCTCCTTACACTCCAGGAATCCGTCTTCAATCTCCAAGGAGTATCTTGAATAAAATGTCTTGCCATGATCCTCATGGGAAGTGCCATCAAACACATCAGAAGGCGTTGCAGCATCcagagaacgttggagggaagtGTGGACCTCTCCACCATCGTCAGATCCCAATTCTTCACATTCATCCACTGAAAGCAATACCGAACGCTTAAAGTTTTTGGTGGCAGGGAATTCTTGACTTTCAGTATCGTTTTCTGCTGCATCTTCAAATGCGAGATTCACAATTCCATGGAACTGCTGAACAGGGATTTCTGGTGGAGGCAGGTTTTCTATGACATTTTCAGTTTCAGACTTTTCATCTTCCGTTTCATCAGCCGAAGAGGAGACCTGATCAGCTTCTTGAGGAAACTGTGCAGCGGCAAAATTAGCATTATTCCCCCTGGAACCACCCCTTTTCTCATCACCTTGGTGCAGCCACGCTTCAGGCCTTTTTCTAGGGATCTCATCATCACTTGTTGAAATAACACGGAagagatcagagttttcctttttcattttcacTTCTATCCTCAGACTTGTGTCATAGATTTTGAGTTCTTCGGGTGTACTTGTATCACTGCTGCTTCTGCCAAGGAAATCATGGCATATCATAGTGCTGCACTTTGAAATCCCTCTTTCATTTGACCCCTCGTCATCCTGAGACCCTCCTGCATCATAGTCTTCCGATCTTGGCTTTATATCGTCGGATGATGTCGTTGCACTGCCAGTGTCCGATTCAGGGCTTTCTTTTGGATCAAGTGCACTGGAACTCAGATTCCAATGATCTGCAAAGGGGGCCTCTGAGTTCTCATGGCTCTCTGGGGTCTCTGTGGTATCGGTGTCTTTAGATGAGCATTTTTCTGCAACATGCTCTACAAAAGATTTTGAAGCAGCATCTGATTCCACGGTAGCCGATTGGGATTCAGTCAAGGCAGATTTATCAGAGAATTCATCAGCGCTTTCCGAGCCCATTATACAGACGTTAGAAGATTTCCTCCCCTCATGTTCAGAGTTAGAGCTGTCATTGGCTGTTTCAGACAAGCTGTGCAATGGATCTTCAAGATAGTTAACATCCTTTGAGGTATCATTAGATTTGCAACCGACCGATGTTACTTGTGTTAAAAGGTTCTCTCCTGTATGTTCCAAGAGATTCTGGTAGGCAACAGAATCAGGCAGAATTTTGCACTTCAATTCTTTAGAAGCTAAAATCGCAGGATTCTGGCTAACATTTGCACAAGTCACACCCTTCTCTTCTCTGACATGCTGCAATTCTTGTACAGTTGTTTTGTTTACAAGTGATTTATCATCCTCATTCTTATGAACCTGTTTTGCTATCTTTTCAGTTTTCAGCTCTGCAACACAATTATGTTCCAAATTTCCTTTCATGTCTCTCTCTTCAAGAGGGGTCACTTTTTCTGAATCAGGTATGTGCCTCTTATCTATCTCAAGCAAAGATGTTCTGCTGTTGTTCTTCTTCCCTGGGCTAGATTTGTTACTGCTATGTAACTGAGTTCCCAACGAAGTTGAATTTTTTTGCCCTTCTGCATGTAAATTCTTCTGAACTGGTGATTCGCTTCTGGAATGCTTCTGGCTTGAAGAAGGAAGCTTTGGAGCAGGTTGCCCTGTAACTATTTTCTGTTTTTGGTCTTTATTGTTCACCATTTCACCCTTCTTTGAATGGTTTTGGGTTTtggatgttattattatttttgctgtggCTTTAACtgaagctgcctgcggagattTAGACTTTTTCTTTGATGAAGGTTGCTTCTCTGATTGAGTTAGATATTGGGTCatgtttttttcttcattttgcttAGGAGAGAGTCCAGGCTTCAGTAGATTTGGGGTCTCCCCTGGTGGACCTACTGAGACAAAAATCTAAAGGTTATGCTACATTCCAATTTGCAGAGTGAAGGAGCAGTGCCTGTCAACTGTGTCAGGACTTTCTATACAAAAAGAACTTCAAAAGGATGCTCAAGAACAAATATGCCAAAAATGAATAGAAGATTAAAGTTGCCCTTTGTGGAAGCATTATCACTACCAACCAGAACCACACTGTGGAACAGGCAAGAGCTAGCAATCACTAGGCTAAAACTTAGAACACTGCCATCATTAATTacgttaaaagaaaaagaaaagtctttGCAGTATTATGACTGCATTTATTACACTGTATTTGAGATCTGTAATTACACTAGCCACATGGTTAGTTTTGAAAACTATAAATTGATTTCTCACATACCACTAGAAGAAGGCATGGCACTGTAACCTAATTAGATGGCCCCTGCAAATTAGTGATGAGCAGCACTCCTATGAATGCCCCCAAATGGATTTGAGTTTTACTTACACTTCAATACAATGCATGGTTCCTTGAAAGTTACACCTGTATAATTCAATGGCGCTTACTCCAAGAAAGGGTGACTAGCTTTGCAGTTTAGTCATCTAACCACATGCATCTCTGATAAAGATTCCCAATTTGGAAATGATGGTTTCTCCAAAGTCAGCATTACACATACAGGACAAATCTTTACCTTGATTTTTCACAGTGTTAACTACGTTTTTTGTCTTCGGTTGCATGGTAGAGTTGCCAGAatcatttccccttttcttcaAAACTGCCTGCGGTAGGGGTTCGTTGTTgccctttccagtgcatttctttACACTGAAAACAGAAACACGCTGCTTGAATTATTTGTAAGATTAAAGATCTAGAAGGTTAACATGATACTGAAGCATCTGCATGCCCTACACGCGTTTCTATGTGAAAAAGCACAAAATGCCTCTAAGAAAAAAAGTCATAGCAgattaaaaagggagaaaatagGATGTTAACAAGCAACACCATCTCTTGTTGACTCTATAGCTTGTCTCTCCATTACTGAGAGAGCTCAGAATCCTTTTATTATTTTACAGTTGCAAAATGGAGAGTCTCAAATGATCTTTAGGGAGGGTTGAGGTATAAAGCAGCAATGAAACAAAACTCTATAGCATTCTGGGGTTCATAAATTCTGGCTGTTGCCCCCAATCCCACTCCTCTGGCACATGTTGAGGACTCATAGGAGAGGGTGAGATCTTATCTGTGCTAAGGTAGGGAGAGTGTAACAAGCAAtaagaaaaacacattttttaaataaaaaacaacttcCCCAAATGAGAGAGCACTCTCTCCCCATAGTCCTCTTGAATTCTCTAAGAAATCTGGGAAGCAGAATTTTGTGGCAAGCATGGGAATGGTGCCAGAAAGAAATGGTTGGATGATGCGAAGTCCTGAGAATATAACAAAAATAATTATAATGTCTTGCTCCAAATATAAACCAGAATACAGAACCTGGAACAAACACACAAGTTTTAGAATGTTTTGACTTGATGAACCTCATTTTCAACAGGGAAATAAAATCCTATTAATATGGAAAAACTAGTAGCCCAACTTCCAACAGACCTGTTCATGGAACCATTAGCCTCAAGATCATTAACATGTTTTTTAGCAGGAGCTCCATTAGACATCTTCGAAGCAGGCTTTGTTTTCAAAGCTgtatgataaaataaaaatagaattagACAGTAAAGAGACCCATGTAATGAGCATCTGCTGGAAAGTTCAAATCTCAcggtttaaaatacaatattttagCTTCAACCACTTCCTCCCCAAAAAGATGAACCTTGATTATCCACAGTTGCTCCAAATGCTTCCTATTCAAATAACCTCAGCTTATGATTGCAAATTTAGCTGACATCCCCAGGTAATGGCAGCTAAATGAAATGTATTAGATGTAAAGTAAAAAATACTCAAAGGA
It encodes the following:
- the BTBD8 gene encoding BTB/POZ domain-containing protein 8 isoform X8, whose product is MCQILLLCCYAEWELGRKLSRAHHSSRLKPCRDDCRFAFYLWRSFGFPKQSRCWPVPGKHQPVIECLAIAHSTGAESLYDACMKWMVQHFVRCWSEKSFASLSPELQNNCLSMLINSLSPQNAAHLLMEANRLIGSLPRVKWTETALLLASRLQEECVAFMVAHFPDVIQSESFFALLQSQAMSSEPDLLDQVFEAVEKGVGTENSCSLLTAMDTLLNSAKVKDTLLIFLLGTQGFTCRIQALRDKLWIFLVQSFYAVRHTQSWKLLKADDQQNIQAAAFDKGDDRRPTKKPVFTSSQLNRCTTDSSGLKHPALKAYRKQNSWGGSCTNQDKMKSDGLGASGHTSATNRNGTNKALKHDDLKGKDNKKAVCKMMKESKMGEKTPSPKARAVIKPKTENNGNAKAESLLTKQDSERSLSASGHKNVGSGKASKNQEGKTAGARPKVLPGSSSVQIKAKPLKKTSGKESPSLMGTETLSKSTNSSTDLRMSIEQLDELKEEKLTDEGKKHSALKTKPASKMSNGAPAKKHVNDLEANGSMNSVKKCTGKGNNEPLPQAVLKKRGNDSGNSTMQPKTKNVVNTVKNQVGPPGETPNLLKPGLSPKQNEEKNMTQYLTQSEKQPSSKKKSKSPQAASVKATAKIIITSKTQNHSKKGEMVNNKDQKQKIVTGQPAPKLPSSSQKHSRSESPVQKNLHAEGQKNSTSLGTQLHSSNKSSPGKKNNSRTSLLEIDKRHIPDSEKVTPLEERDMKGNLEHNCVAELKTEKIAKQVHKNEDDKSLVNKTTVQELQHVREEKGVTCANVSQNPAILASKELKCKILPDSVAYQNLLEHTGENLLTQVTSVGCKSNDTSKDVNYLEDPLHSLSETANDSSNSEHEGRKSSNVCIMGSESADEFSDKSALTESQSATVESDAASKSFVEHVAEKCSSKDTDTTETPESHENSEAPFADHWNLSSSALDPKESPESDTGSATTSSDDIKPRSEDYDAGGSQDDEGSNERGISKCSTMICHDFLGRSSSDTSTPEELKIYDTSLRIEVKMKKENSDLFRVISTSDDEIPRKRPEAWLHQGDEKRGGSRGNNANFAAAQFPQEADQVSSSADETEDEKSETENVIENLPPPEIPVQQFHGIVNLAFEDAAENDTESQEFPATKNFKRSVLLSVDECEELGSDDGGEVHTSLQRSLDAATPSDVFDGTSHEDHGKTFYSRYSLEIEDGFLECKENDKERLEKSENASVDPCGNEQKPKEKSTPVMEQKPAEKDLIVRHSPSPAEVKENAKSEENNEFQCNKVSDNDTKSQGRPCHLDLHQRDNAELQKNNSAKPVDPNRSHILIQEGHVKEIDSASTEYANSALSAGDIDDCDRLTQTCMYEHRPPKTLSPIYEMDVGEAFEQRMESELNILDVDFEDQPFAEQDWTLLRQLLSDQESNLDIKNSVPEDLNLAQYLINQTLFLARDSSQPQGKAQIDTFSRWTELISPLDDSSASITVASFSSEDCSSPQGEWTILELETHH
- the BTBD8 gene encoding BTB/POZ domain-containing protein 8 isoform X5; amino-acid sequence: MARWGGGASSKGPARAAEREGKGGGGEKASSERRRLKEAVAERLRQDVERLLKEEIQTDVTFHVGGALFRAHKGVLLARVPSFFSHVAGRVLNSPNHGEVLNLENLEPSEFKTFLQVVYSSGNVKESEQAILKKEISKPSSTKEHESVDVSNLQNGELFAGQCLENHERTSGYQYSLSGALETEAAASPFIANEIPGEEAAAAAVDAEGNAVVSDDSKIETASCLGKDLLMLCKKSWFSDLTIWIDRKQFQVHRAILCARSCYFAAMLNGSWAESSQEHITLQGLNHVEMTVVLHFIYGGVLDFPNKADAGSILNIADMYGLEGLREVAIYVLKRDYCNFFHKPVPGKHQPVIECLAIAHSTGAESLYDACMKWMVQHFVRCWSEKSFASLSPELQNNCLSMLINSLSPQNAAHLLMEANRLIGSLPRVKWTETALLLASRLQEECVAFMVAHFPDVIQSESFFALLQGFTCRIQALRDKLWIFLVQSFYAVRHTQSWKLLKADDQQNIQAAAFDKGDDRRPTKKPVFTSSQLNRCTTDSSGLKHPALKAYRKQNSWGGSCTNQDKMKSDGLGASGHTSATNRNGTNKALKHDDLKGKDNKKAVCKMMKESKMGEKTPSPKARAVIKPKTENNGNAKAESLLTKQDSERSLSASGHKNVGSGKASKNQEGKTAGARPKVLPGSSSVQIKAKPLKKTSGKESPSLMGTETLSKSTNSSTDLRMSIEQLDELKEEKLTDEGKKHSALKTKPASKMSNGAPAKKHVNDLEANGSMNSVKKCTGKGNNEPLPQAVLKKRGNDSGNSTMQPKTKNVVNTVKNQVGPPGETPNLLKPGLSPKQNEEKNMTQYLTQSEKQPSSKKKSKSPQAASVKATAKIIITSKTQNHSKKGEMVNNKDQKQKIVTGQPAPKLPSSSQKHSRSESPVQKNLHAEGQKNSTSLGTQLHSSNKSSPGKKNNSRTSLLEIDKRHIPDSEKVTPLEERDMKGNLEHNCVAELKTEKIAKQVHKNEDDKSLVNKTTVQELQHVREEKGVTCANVSQNPAILASKELKCKILPDSVAYQNLLEHTGENLLTQVTSVGCKSNDTSKDVNYLEDPLHSLSETANDSSNSEHEGRKSSNVCIMGSESADEFSDKSALTESQSATVESDAASKSFVEHVAEKCSSKDTDTTETPESHENSEAPFADHWNLSSSALDPKESPESDTGSATTSSDDIKPRSEDYDAGGSQDDEGSNERGISKCSTMICHDFLGRSSSDTSTPEELKIYDTSLRIEVKMKKENSDLFRVISTSDDEIPRKRPEAWLHQGDEKRGGSRGNNANFAAAQFPQEADQVSSSADETEDEKSETENVIENLPPPEIPVQQFHGIVNLAFEDAAENDTESQEFPATKNFKRSVLLSVDECEELGSDDGGEVHTSLQRSLDAATPSDVFDGTSHEDHGKTFYSRYSLEIEDGFLECKENDKERLEKSENASVDPCGNEQKPKEKSTPVMEQKPAEKDLIVRHSPSPAEVKENAKSEENNEFQCNKVSDNDTKSQGRPCHLDLHQRDNAELQKNNSAKPVDPNRSHILIQEGHVKEIDSASTEYANSALSAGDIDDCDRLTQTCMYEHRPPKTLSPIYEMDVGEAFEQRMESELNILDVDFEDQPFAEQDWTLLRQLLSDQESNLDIKNSVPEDLNLAQYLINQTLFLARDSSQPQGKAQIDTFSRWTELISPLDDSSASITVASFSSEDCSSPQGEWTILELETHH
- the BTBD8 gene encoding BTB/POZ domain-containing protein 8 isoform X1, producing MARWGGGASSKGPARAAEREGKGGGGEKASSERRRLKEAVAERLRQDVERLLKEEIQTDVTFHVGGALFRAHKGVLLARVPSFFSHVAGRVLNSPNHGEVLNLENLEPSEFKTFLQVVYSSGNVKESEQAILKKEISKPSSTKEHESVDVSNLQNGELFAGQCLENHERTSGYQYSLSGALETEAAASPFIANEIPGEEAAAAAVDAEGNAVVSDDSKIETASCLGKDLLMLCKKSWFSDLTIWIDRKQFQVHRAILCARSCYFAAMLNGSWAESSQEHITLQGLNHVEMTVVLHFIYGGVLDFPNKADAGSILNIADMYGLEGLREVAIYVLKRDYCNFFHKPVPGKHQPVIECLAIAHSTGAESLYDACMKWMVQHFVRCWSEKSFASLSPELQNNCLSMLINSLSPQNAAHLLMEANRLIGSLPRVKWTETALLLASRLQEECVAFMVAHFPDVIQSESFFALLQSQAMSSEPDLLDQVFEAVEKGVGTENSCSLLTAMDTLLNSAKVKDTLLIFLLGTQGFTCRIQALRDKLWIFLVQSFYAVRHTQSWKLLKADDQQNIQAAAFDKGDDRRPTKKPVFTSSQLNRCTTDSSGLKHPALKAYRKQNSWGGSCTNQDKMKSDGLGASGHTSATNRNGTNKALKHDDLKGKDNKKAVCKMMKESKMGEKTPSPKARAVIKPKTENNGNAKAESLLTKQDSERSLSASGHKNVGSGKASKNQEGKTAGARPKVLPGSSSVQIKAKPLKKTSGKESPSLMGTETLSKSTNSSTDLRMSIEQLDELKEEKLTDEGKKHSALKTKPASKMSNGAPAKKHVNDLEANGSMNSVKKCTGKGNNEPLPQAVLKKRGNDSGNSTMQPKTKNVVNTVKNQGPPGETPNLLKPGLSPKQNEEKNMTQYLTQSEKQPSSKKKSKSPQAASVKATAKIIITSKTQNHSKKGEMVNNKDQKQKIVTGQPAPKLPSSSQKHSRSESPVQKNLHAEGQKNSTSLGTQLHSSNKSSPGKKNNSRTSLLEIDKRHIPDSEKVTPLEERDMKGNLEHNCVAELKTEKIAKQVHKNEDDKSLVNKTTVQELQHVREEKGVTCANVSQNPAILASKELKCKILPDSVAYQNLLEHTGENLLTQVTSVGCKSNDTSKDVNYLEDPLHSLSETANDSSNSEHEGRKSSNVCIMGSESADEFSDKSALTESQSATVESDAASKSFVEHVAEKCSSKDTDTTETPESHENSEAPFADHWNLSSSALDPKESPESDTGSATTSSDDIKPRSEDYDAGGSQDDEGSNERGISKCSTMICHDFLGRSSSDTSTPEELKIYDTSLRIEVKMKKENSDLFRVISTSDDEIPRKRPEAWLHQGDEKRGGSRGNNANFAAAQFPQEADQVSSSADETEDEKSETENVIENLPPPEIPVQQFHGIVNLAFEDAAENDTESQEFPATKNFKRSVLLSVDECEELGSDDGGEVHTSLQRSLDAATPSDVFDGTSHEDHGKTFYSRYSLEIEDGFLECKENDKERLEKSENASVDPCGNEQKPKEKSTPVMEQKPAEKDLIVRHSPSPAEVKENAKSEENNEFQCNKVSDNDTKSQGRPCHLDLHQRDNAELQKNNSAKPVDPNRSHILIQEGHVKEIDSASTEYANSALSAGDIDDCDRLTQTCMYEHRPPKTLSPIYEMDVGEAFEQRMESELNILDVDFEDQPFAEQDWTLLRQLLSDQESNLDIKNSVPEDLNLAQYLINQTLFLARDSSQPQGKAQIDTFSRWTELISPLDDSSASITVASFSSEDCSSPQGEWTILELETHH
- the BTBD8 gene encoding BTB/POZ domain-containing protein 8 isoform X3 is translated as MARWGGGASSKGPARAAEREGKGGGGEKASSERRRLKEAVAERLRQDVERLLKEEIQTDVTFHVGGALFRAHKGVLLARVPSFFSHVAGRVLNSPNHGEVLNLENLEPSEFKTFLQVVYSSGNVKESEQAILKKEISKPSSTKEHESVDVSNLQNGELFAGQCLENHERTSGYQYSLSGALETEAAASPFIANEIPGEEAAAAAVDAEGNAVVSDDSKIETASCLGKDLLMLCKKSWFSDLTIWIDRKQFQVHRAILCARSCYFAAMLNGSWAESSQEHITLQGLNHVEMTVVLHFIYGGVLDFPNKADAGSILNIADMYGLEGLREVAIYVLKRDYCNFFHKPVPGKHQPVIECLAIAHSTGAESLYDACMKWMVQHFVRCWSEKSFASLSPELQNNCLSMLINSLSPQNAAHLLMEANRLIGSLPRVKWTETALLLASRLQEECVAFMVAHFPDVIQSESFFALLQSQAMSSEPDLLDQVFEAVEKGVGTENSCSLLTAMDTLLNSAKVKDTGFTCRIQALRDKLWIFLVQSFYAVRHTQSWKLLKADDQQNIQAAAFDKGDDRRPTKKPVFTSSQLNRCTTDSSGLKHPALKAYRKQNSWGGSCTNQDKMKSDGLGASGHTSATNRNGTNKALKHDDLKGKDNKKAVCKMMKESKMGEKTPSPKARAVIKPKTENNGNAKAESLLTKQDSERSLSASGHKNVGSGKASKNQEGKTAGARPKVLPGSSSVQIKAKPLKKTSGKESPSLMGTETLSKSTNSSTDLRMSIEQLDELKEEKLTDEGKKHSALKTKPASKMSNGAPAKKHVNDLEANGSMNSVKKCTGKGNNEPLPQAVLKKRGNDSGNSTMQPKTKNVVNTVKNQGPPGETPNLLKPGLSPKQNEEKNMTQYLTQSEKQPSSKKKSKSPQAASVKATAKIIITSKTQNHSKKGEMVNNKDQKQKIVTGQPAPKLPSSSQKHSRSESPVQKNLHAEGQKNSTSLGTQLHSSNKSSPGKKNNSRTSLLEIDKRHIPDSEKVTPLEERDMKGNLEHNCVAELKTEKIAKQVHKNEDDKSLVNKTTVQELQHVREEKGVTCANVSQNPAILASKELKCKILPDSVAYQNLLEHTGENLLTQVTSVGCKSNDTSKDVNYLEDPLHSLSETANDSSNSEHEGRKSSNVCIMGSESADEFSDKSALTESQSATVESDAASKSFVEHVAEKCSSKDTDTTETPESHENSEAPFADHWNLSSSALDPKESPESDTGSATTSSDDIKPRSEDYDAGGSQDDEGSNERGISKCSTMICHDFLGRSSSDTSTPEELKIYDTSLRIEVKMKKENSDLFRVISTSDDEIPRKRPEAWLHQGDEKRGGSRGNNANFAAAQFPQEADQVSSSADETEDEKSETENVIENLPPPEIPVQQFHGIVNLAFEDAAENDTESQEFPATKNFKRSVLLSVDECEELGSDDGGEVHTSLQRSLDAATPSDVFDGTSHEDHGKTFYSRYSLEIEDGFLECKENDKERLEKSENASVDPCGNEQKPKEKSTPVMEQKPAEKDLIVRHSPSPAEVKENAKSEENNEFQCNKVSDNDTKSQGRPCHLDLHQRDNAELQKNNSAKPVDPNRSHILIQEGHVKEIDSASTEYANSALSAGDIDDCDRLTQTCMYEHRPPKTLSPIYEMDVGEAFEQRMESELNILDVDFEDQPFAEQDWTLLRQLLSDQESNLDIKNSVPEDLNLAQYLINQTLFLARDSSQPQGKAQIDTFSRWTELISPLDDSSASITVASFSSEDCSSPQGEWTILELETHH